A window of the Lolium perenne isolate Kyuss_39 chromosome 7, Kyuss_2.0, whole genome shotgun sequence genome harbors these coding sequences:
- the LOC127317879 gene encoding stem 28 kDa glycoprotein gives MAMARMLLLLVTMALLGSCSASELTGAPVIHPLRQLLGSGRVLASRGGVPCDSWMLGVEAHNVRDWKTVPANCEGYVGHYMLGSHYRRDSKVVVDEALAYAETLKLAGKGKEVWVFDIDETTLSNLPYYAKHGFGTKPFNATSFNAYVLEGSALALPETKRLYKKLLSIGVKPVLLTGRTEDQRAITIANLLHQGFSGWMNLLLKQPGFKGSAIAYKSGERQKLQDAGYVIVGNIGDQWSDILGAPEGTRTFKLPDPMYYIG, from the exons ATGGCCATGGCTAGgatgctcctcctcctcgtcaccaTGGCTCTACTGGGCTCCTGCAGCGCTTCGGAGCTAACGGGGGCGCCGGTCATCCACCCGTTGCGGCAGCTGCttggctccggcagggtgctggcaaGCCGCGGCGGCGTGCCGTGCGACAGCTGGATGCTCGGCGTGGAGGCCCACAATGTGAGGGACTGGAAGACGGTCCCGGCCAACTGCGAGGGCTACGTCGGGCACTACATGCTGGGCAGCCACTACCGCCGGGACTCCAaggtcgtcgtcgacgaggccctCGCCTACGCCGAGACCCTCAAGCTCGCCGGCAAAGGCAAGGAGGTGTGGGTGTTCGACATCGACGAGACCACGCTCTCCAACCTCCCATACTACGCCAAGCACGGCTTCGG GACTAAGCCGTTCAACGCGACGAGCTTCAACGCGTACGTGCTGGAGGGGAGCGCGCTTGCCCTGCCGGAGACGAAGCGGCTGTACAAGAAGCTGCTATCGATCGGCGTGAAGCCGGTGTTGCTCACGGGCCGGACCGAGGACCAGAGGGCCATCACCATCGCCAACCTCCTCCACCAGGGCTTCTCCGGGTGGATGAACCTGCTGCTCAAGCAGCCCGGGTTCAAGGGCTCCGCCATCGCGTACAAGTCCGGCGAGAGGCAGAAGCTGCAGGACGCCGGGTACGTCATCGTCGGCAACATCGGCGACCAGTGGAGCGACATCCTCGGCGCGCCTGAGGGCACCCGCACCTTCAAGCTGCCTGACCCCATGTACTACATCGGCTAG